Below is a genomic region from Echinicola rosea.
ATTCCTTTATGGAACAACCATAATAAGGTAAAGGCCGCAAAATCTACAGTTAACTTCAAAAAGGCTTTTTCCTCTTCCAGGCTTTCCAATGCATATGCTGCCTATGAGAAGCAATTCAATGATTACCAAATCATGCTTTCCAAGTTCAGAGAGTACCAAAATACGCTTTCGGATTTGGATACGGAAGAATTGCTGTTCCAGGCTTATGAACTCGGAGAGCTCTCATTCCTGGAATATTACATGGAACTACAGTTTTACAGAGAGGCCTATGATGCCATGCTGGAAATAGAATACCAATTATATATATCGCATACCCAATTATTAAAACATCAATTGTAACTATTAAAGACTTAGAATTATGAAAATTTCAAATATCCTACTAGCGATAAGCTTCATGGCTGTAATAGCCTGCGGAGGCAAGAAGAACGAAGACAATCACGGGCATTCCCACGGCACTGAGACGGGAGCACATTCCCATGAAGAATCTGCGGATGAGCATGGACACAGTCATACTGACGGTGATCATGACCATGATAGCCACCATGAGCAGGAAGAATTCACCATCAAGGAAGATTCCGCTGAAGAAACTGGTTCTACACATACTCATGATGATGGAAGTACCCATCACGATCATTAAACTATAAAAGAACAATCAAAATGCGATATATATTGGTATTATTTTGGGCGTTGGTATTTTCATGCCAATCCCCAAAAGTAGAAGATCATGGACATAGTCATGAAGAAGAAGGAGCGCACTCCCATGATGGAGATGGAAGTCCATCAGTGGATCATACCGTTTGGACAGAACAAACTGAATTGTTTGTTGAATTTCCTGCCTTGGTCGTTGGAAAGACAAGTCGGTTTGCGGCTCATTTCACCATTTTAAATGGGCACCAACCGGTACGAGACGGGAGTGTTACGGTGAGCCTTATCAAAAATAAGAAGGGAATTAGACATACAGTGGATGCCCCCTCCTCTCCGGGGATTTTTGGGCCATCCCTCCAACCCAAAGAGGCAGGTGTTTATCAATTGGTTTTTGATCTTAAAACCCCTACCTATTCAGACCGGATAACACTGGATAATATCCAGGTGTTTGAAAACAATGAAGAAGCAAAGGAAACTTTGGGAGGCGAGGAAGAAAACGGTTCCGAAATCAGCTTTTTGAAAGAACAAGCCTGGAAAGTGGAGTTCCAAACTGATCCCGTGGTCGAAAAAGAAGTGTACCAGACCATTCCTACATCAGGAATATGGAAGGTAGCTCCCACTGATTACCAAACACTCGTAGCACCTGCAACAGGACGGGTGAAATTTGGCCAAGAAGTGCTTACAGAAGGAAGTGCAGTTAAAAATGGGCAGGTTTTGATGACTGTCAGCAGTAAGGGACTAACTTCAAACAACTTGGAGGCAGAGATTCAAAAAGCCAAGGCGGATTTAGAACAGGCAAAGTCTGAGTATGATAGAAAAAAGGAGCTCTACGAATCCAAAATTGTACCCAAGGCAGCTTTTGAGCAGGTGGAACAAAAATACCAGGTAGCCAAGACCAACTATGAAACACTTAGCAGTGGCTATACCTCTGGGGGCAAACAGATCATTTCCCCAATGGACGGTTTTGTAAAGTCGATTCAAGCTGAAAACGGTGGTTTTGCAGAGCAGGGGAAAGCCCTGATAACCATAACGAGTCACAATAGTAGCCTCCTTCAGGTACAGGTCAGTCCAAAGTACAGTGCAGAGCTTCAAAACATCCAAAACCTTTGGTATCAACCAAAGGAGGGAACTTGGTCTGCTTTAAAAGAAAAAGGCGGCAGGATACTATCTGTAGGAAAGGAAGTTGATCCCAATCAACCCTTATTATCTGTGTTCGCTGAAGTAAATGAAGGAGTAGAAATGCCGGAAGGAAGTTTCACTGAAGCCCAATTGGCAGTTGGAAAAGCTTCACAGGGGCTTGTTGTTCCTGTTTCTTGTCTTATGGAAGATTATGGAAACTACTCCGTAATTATACAATTGTCAGGAGAAAGCTTTGAGAGAAGGAATGTCACCATCGGCAAACGCAATGGCAGCGAGGTGGAAATCACCAATGGCCTTTCGAAAGGGGAAGTAGTAGTGACAAAAGGGGCTTACCAGGTTAAAATGGCTTCTATGTCTGGGCAGGCACCCGCACATGGTCATGCACATTAATTTTAATCATCAAAACATTATCAACATGGAACGACGAAAATTTCTTCAAAATTCAATGATTATTGGCGGTGCATCTGTACTTCCTACTTCAAGCGCTTTTGCTCAAAGTGTCGAGCAAGGTGGAATCGATAAACTCATGGATAAAAATGGCAATTTCATCCAGGCTCCTTTACCCTATGCCAATAACTTTCTAGAACCTTGTATGGATGAAGAGACACTCTATCTTCACCATACTTTTCATCACGGTGGAGCTGTAAAAGGTGCAAATAAAGACTTGCAAATGATCAACAAGGCAATGGAAGAAGGTAACTACGACTTGGTGGAACATTGGACGGCAAAGTTGTCCTACCACTTTTCAAGCCACGTCCTTCATTCCATATTTTGGACAAACCTTACCAATAAAAAGAATGATCCAAAAGGAACTCTATTAAAATATGTCGAGAAAAGCTTTGGGACATTGGACAAACTGAAATCACTTCTGGGTAAAGTGTCCAAGTCCGTTGAGTCAAGTGGATGGGGAATATTGGCATATCAACCCTTCACTGATCAGCTGATTGTTTTGGGATGTGCGGATCATCAAAAGTTAACCCAATGGGGCTGTATTCCTTTGTTGGTCATAGATGTCTGGGAGCATGCCTACTACCTAACCTACCGCAACCGAAGAGCTGAGTTTGTGGAATGTGTTATGGACATTATCAATTGGGATAATGTAGCACATCGATTGGATATAGCACTTAAAATCAGATAATATGCTAAACAAAATATTATCGATTTCACTGCAAAACCGCTTGATGGTACTTTTGGCTGCGGTAGTCTTAAGCATAGCTGGATTATATATAGCACGTAATATGAACGTGGATGTATTTCCGGACTTGACCGCCCCAACAGTAACCATACTAACGGAAGCCCATGGAATGGAATCCGAAGAGGTTGAAAAACTAGTAACCTACCAGTTGGAAACTGCCATGAACGGCTCACCAAATGTACGGCGAATACGTTCTTCCTCAGCTGCCGGAATTTCCATAGTCTGGGTAGAGTTTGAGTGGGGAACGGACATTTACCGTGCACGGCAGATCGTCAGCGAACGAATCCCAATGGTCAGGGAAAACCTACCATCGGGAGTAGGGACACCTACTATGGCTCCCATTTCATCTATTATGGGTGAAGTGATGCTTTTGGGGGTAAGCTCTGATAGCCTGTCCCCAATGGAGTTAAGGACACTTTCGGATTGGACAATAAGGCCTAGAATAAAATCCATAGGAGGAATAGCCAATGTAATAGTGATCGGAGGAGATTACAAGCAATACCAAGTATTGCCCAATCCCGAAAAGCTCAAATACTATGACATAAGCCTTGGGGAGCTTTTGGAAAAAGTCAAGGAAAGCAATGTCAATGCTCCCGGTGGATTTCTCAATGAATATGGCAATCAATATATCATCAAAGGCAGTGGAAGGGCCTATTCCGTGGAGCAGTTGGAAGAAGCTGTTTTAAAGAATGTCAATGGCCAAACCTTAAAAATCAAGGATGTGGCAACGGTAAAAATTGGTGCTGCAGACAAAATTGGTGATGGTTCATTGAATGCTTCACCTGCTGTCATACTTACCATCTCCAAACAGCCGGATGTAAACACCCTTGAACTGACTGGAAGGCTGGACGAGGCCATTGTTGATCTTGAAAACACCTTACCAAAGGGAGTGGAAATAAAAAGTCATATTTTCCGTCAATCGAACTTTATTGAGGCTTCCATTGATAACTTGAACCAAACGCTTTTGGAAGGGGCATTCTTTGTGGTGATCGTATTGTTTATATTCCTGATGAATTGGCGCACTACGGTTATTTCATTGATTGCTATACCAATTTCTCTATTAGTCTCCATCATAGTATTGAAAATATTGGGATACACCATTAACACCATGAGCCTTGGGGGGATGGCAATTGCCATTGGAGCTTTAGTGGATGATGCGATCATTGATGTGGAGAATGTGTTCAAGCGCTTGCGGGAAAACATAAAAAAGCCAATTGAAGAGCGGCTACCTGTTTTGACAGTGGTAAAAAATGCTTCCGTAGAGATAAGAAGTTCAATAATAATTGCCACCCTGATCATTATTGTATCCTTTGTCCCCTTGTTTTTCTTAAGTGGCATGGAAGGAAGGTTGTTACAGCCACTTGGAATTGCTTTTATCACTTCGGTACTGACTTCCCTTGTTGTTGCAGTTACGGTGACACCTGTACTTTGTTCCTATTTGCTGAAAAGCGAAAAAGTGCTCTCCAGACAAGCTGAAGGCACTAAAGTGGAGCGATGGCTCCAAGCCCGCTATTCCGGGGCATTGGGGAGAGCTTTAAAATTCCCAAAGGTAGTAATAGGACTGACACTTGGAGCTTTTATCTTTAGCTTGATATTATTTACCCAATTGGGGCGGAGCTTTCTTCCAGAGTTCAATGAGGGCTCGCTTGTCATCAGTGCGGTTGGAGTTCCTGGCATGTCATTGGAAGAAAGCAATAAGAACGGGCAATTGATTGAAAAACTGCTTTTGGAAATGCCTGAAGTCGAAGTGGTAACTCGAAGGACGGGACGTGCCGAACTGGATGAGCATGCCCAAGGAGTAAATGCTGCTGAAATTGACGTTCCCTTCACGCTTGGGGACAAATCAAAGGAACAGTTCTTTGAAGAAGTCCGGACAAAGTTGAGCATAGTCCCCGGGGTCAATATCACTTTGGGACAGCCAATCGCTCACCGTATTGACCATATGCTATCGGGCACGAGGGCCAATATCGCCATCAAGATTTTCGGTGATGATCTGCAACGCCTTTTCGAGCTGGGTAAAAACGTAGAGACCAATATCAAGCCCATTGAAGGGATTGCCGACGTAGCGGTGGACCAGCAGATTGAAGTCCCTCAGATCCGAATCACTCCAAAAAGACAGATGTTGGCTGCTTATGGGATGACCGTGAGGGACCTGATGGAGCAAGTGGATATTGCCTTTGCAGGCGAAAAGGCGGGAGAGATTTATGAAGGCCAGCAATATTTTGACCTCATTGTCCGCTTCCAAAAGGCATCTAGAAATAGCATGGAAATGATCAAAAATGCGCTGGTTACTTTGCCTAACGGTGGAGAGACCACCTTGGACCAATTGGCAGAAGTCAGTTCGGTAAGCAGTCCAAATACGATCTCCAGGGAAGATGTTAGACGAAAGATTGTAGTCGCTGCAAATGTCCAAGGCCGTGACTTACGAGGTGTGGTGAATGAGATTCAGCAGATTGTCGGTGAAAACATTGTATTGCCTGACGGATATCGGGTGGAATACGGTGGACAGTTTGAAAGTGAGGCAAAGGCTTCCCAATTATTGCTTATTACAGCGGTGATTGCCATTCTGATCATTTTCCTATTGCTCTACTTTGAGTTTCAGGATGTGAAACTTTCTTTCATCGTACTGATCAATTTGCCCTTGGCTTTGATTGGAGGGATTTTGATAGTGTACTTCACTTCGGGGATTATCAGCATTGCCGCTACCATCGGCTTTATCAGTCTATTCGGCATCGCAACAAGGAATGGTATCCTGTTGGTTTCCCGATATGAAGACCTAAAAAAAGAGGGCTTGAAAGGAATGGAGCTCCTAAAAACCGGAGCACTGGACAGGTTAAACCCAATCCTCATGACGACATTTACCACAGGGCTTGCCTTGATTCCTTTGGCACTGAAAGCTGGCGAACCGGGCAATGAAATACAAAGCCCCATGGCAGTAGTGATCCTGGGAGGACTGTTGTCCGCCACATTACTTAATTTGATAGTAATTCCTTGTGTGTATGAATTAATAAGAAATCAAAAAAAATAGTTTTAAAATATTGAGAGTAGAAACGAGACTGTAATCTAAACTCTGTCTGAGACTTTGAAAATCAATTAAAGTTCATAAGATAGAGATATGAGAGAAGAACAAGAATCAGCATTTAAGAAGAAAGTACTGGACCAGTTTTTATCAGGAGAGTCCCTGTTCGGCAAGAACGGTGCGCTGTCTCCGATGTTGAAGGAGTTTTTGGAGGAAGCCCTCCAGGCGGAGATGGATGCCCATCTTCGGGATGAGGATACAGGTCACAGTGTAGGCAACAAACGTAACGGTAAGGGCAGCAAGCGTGTGAAGAGCAACTTGGGCGAAGTTGAGATCGAGACGCCCCAGGACCGTCACAGCAGCTTCGAGCCGAAGATCGTGGAGAAGCGCCAGCGTATCCTTGCCGACAACCTTGAGAAGCAGATCATAGGGATGTACGGGCTTGGCAGCAGCCTTAGGGACATATCCGAGTACATCAAGGACATGTACGACACCGAGGTCTCCACGCAAGTGATAAGCGATATTACCGACCGTGTTGTCCCGAAAGTCAAGGAATGGCAGAACAGGCCTTTGGAAGAGGTTTATTGCATTGTATGGCTTGATGCAATGCACTTCAAGGTACGGGAGGAAGGCAAGGTACGCCATAAAGCCCTATACAATGTATTGGGGATCAACCGTGAAGGGAAGAAGGAGGTACTGGGCATGTACCTTTCCGAAAGCGAGGGGGCGAACTTCTGGCTACAGGTACTCAGCGATCTACAGCACCGTGGAGTACAGGATATCCTGATCGCCTGTACCGATAACCTTAAGGGCTTCCCCGAGGCGATCGGGTCGATTTTCCCGAAAACAGAGATCCAGCTCTGCGTGGTCCGCCAGATCCGGAACAGCCTGAAGTACGTGGCCAGCAAAAACCAAAAGGAGTTTGCCGGTGACCTGAAAAAAATCTATAAGGCCGAGACAAAGGACCTGGCCGAGTCGGCATTACTGGACCTGGAAGAAAAGTGGGGGAAGAAATACCCCATAGTGATCCGTTCCTGGAACGACAACTGGGAGAGGCTGAGTGCCTTCTTTGCCTATACACCGCCCATCAGGAAGCTGATTTATACCACCAATGCGGTGGAAGGCTTCCATCGACAGGTCAGAAAGGTCACCAAGACCAAAGGGGCATTTACCAGTGACATGGCACTCCTAAAGCTGGTTTATCTTGCCACACAGCGGATCGAGAAAAAATGGACGACCCCTCTACAGAACTGGAGCTTGACAGTCCAGCAACTGGCCATTAAATTTGAGGGGAGGATCAGTTTGGATATCAATACGGAAACCTAATTATTTAGTGGAAATTTCCCTTCCCTGGGGCTAGCCCCAGGGAAGGGAAAGGACAGAGTTTAGCTAACACTCCCGTAGAACTGGAAATAATTATTTCCGGTTTCTACTAACTATAACTCAGTATCAACATTTTTTGAATAGTGAAATATATTATCCAAAATCCACCAATTTCCCCATCATTTCCCTATCACTTTCATCATCTAAGAAACTTTTTATATAAGCCTTAGTCGTCTTAATATCCGCATGTCCTAAGGATTCTCCTACATATTCAATAGAGGCGTTATTTCGTATGGCCATAGTGGCAAAACTATGCCTAGCGGTGTAAGTGCTTACATTATCCTTTATCCCCAGTTTTTCGGCATACCGCTTCATATGCTGATTCACTAGGCGGGTAAAGTTCTGTTTCGCTTTAAGCTTTTCTCCCTCGGTCATTTCTTTGTGAAGGATTGGAAATACATATTCTTCACGATCACCACTGGTTACTCCATACAATTTGATCACCTTTTTGGAATGTTCCATTAGAGGTACACGAATAGCAATTTGATCGTCTGTTGTATCCTTGGTCTTTTCCCTTACAAATTCCAAGAAATCACCATTAACGTTTTTCCACTTGAGATACAAAATGTCCTTCATATTCATTCCTTTACACAAGTAGGAGAAAAACCAAAAATCTTTAGCTCTTTGTTGAAATTGGTTTTCAGGTTTACCTTCAAAAAGCAATTTTAAGTGGTGCTTATCCAAGGCTTTCTTTTTATTAGTTCCCTTGGGAATTACATAGCCATTTTTCCCAAAGGGGTAATGATCCGTTTTGATGGTATTAAAAATATGTCTAAGCGTCCTTAAATAGTAGCCTACGCTAGTTTTGGTATTGCCTTTTTCAAGCATCCACTTTTCAAAATTCTTTAACCATTCTACTGTGATTTCTTGAACAAAAAGGTGTTTGGGCTCCCTTTTTCGATTAGCTTTAAGGAATTTCTTTATCGCCTTCAAACTGGCTTCATAAGTATGTTTGGTGGCCTCTCTTTTCTCCAACTCTAAAGCCTTTATTTTTTGTTGGTACAAAAAGAAAACATCCTTAACATTACCCTCAGGTTTAAATAAGAGGTTCTCAAAAGATTCAAAGGTAAAATTGTCAAGCTTATTGGCCACTTCCATATACTTATGTAACAAGCTCTCTACCTGTATGCGGAGTTCCTTTTCTGCTTTTCTGGGTTTAACTGATAGGAATACCTTTTCATAGGTTTTCTCGTCCATATCCATTCCAACGG
It encodes:
- a CDS encoding efflux RND transporter permease subunit, producing MLNKILSISLQNRLMVLLAAVVLSIAGLYIARNMNVDVFPDLTAPTVTILTEAHGMESEEVEKLVTYQLETAMNGSPNVRRIRSSSAAGISIVWVEFEWGTDIYRARQIVSERIPMVRENLPSGVGTPTMAPISSIMGEVMLLGVSSDSLSPMELRTLSDWTIRPRIKSIGGIANVIVIGGDYKQYQVLPNPEKLKYYDISLGELLEKVKESNVNAPGGFLNEYGNQYIIKGSGRAYSVEQLEEAVLKNVNGQTLKIKDVATVKIGAADKIGDGSLNASPAVILTISKQPDVNTLELTGRLDEAIVDLENTLPKGVEIKSHIFRQSNFIEASIDNLNQTLLEGAFFVVIVLFIFLMNWRTTVISLIAIPISLLVSIIVLKILGYTINTMSLGGMAIAIGALVDDAIIDVENVFKRLRENIKKPIEERLPVLTVVKNASVEIRSSIIIATLIIIVSFVPLFFLSGMEGRLLQPLGIAFITSVLTSLVVAVTVTPVLCSYLLKSEKVLSRQAEGTKVERWLQARYSGALGRALKFPKVVIGLTLGAFIFSLILFTQLGRSFLPEFNEGSLVISAVGVPGMSLEESNKNGQLIEKLLLEMPEVEVVTRRTGRAELDEHAQGVNAAEIDVPFTLGDKSKEQFFEEVRTKLSIVPGVNITLGQPIAHRIDHMLSGTRANIAIKIFGDDLQRLFELGKNVETNIKPIEGIADVAVDQQIEVPQIRITPKRQMLAAYGMTVRDLMEQVDIAFAGEKAGEIYEGQQYFDLIVRFQKASRNSMEMIKNALVTLPNGGETTLDQLAEVSSVSSPNTISREDVRRKIVVAANVQGRDLRGVVNEIQQIVGENIVLPDGYRVEYGGQFESEAKASQLLLITAVIAILIIFLLLYFEFQDVKLSFIVLINLPLALIGGILIVYFTSGIISIAATIGFISLFGIATRNGILLVSRYEDLKKEGLKGMELLKTGALDRLNPILMTTFTTGLALIPLALKAGEPGNEIQSPMAVVILGGLLSATLLNLIVIPCVYELIRNQKK
- a CDS encoding site-specific integrase; protein product: MEKKLAKSGKQFEMTIYLDTRRTKADGYYPLKIKVYTPMPKKRKYYSVGMDMDEKTYEKVFLSVKPRKAEKELRIQVESLLHKYMEVANKLDNFTFESFENLLFKPEGNVKDVFFLYQQKIKALELEKREATKHTYEASLKAIKKFLKANRKREPKHLFVQEITVEWLKNFEKWMLEKGNTKTSVGYYLRTLRHIFNTIKTDHYPFGKNGYVIPKGTNKKKALDKHHLKLLFEGKPENQFQQRAKDFWFFSYLCKGMNMKDILYLKWKNVNGDFLEFVREKTKDTTDDQIAIRVPLMEHSKKVIKLYGVTSGDREEYVFPILHKEMTEGEKLKAKQNFTRLVNQHMKRYAEKLGIKDNVSTYTARHSFATMAIRNNASIEYVGESLGHADIKTTKAYIKSFLDDESDREMMGKLVDFG
- a CDS encoding superoxide dismutase; translated protein: MERRKFLQNSMIIGGASVLPTSSAFAQSVEQGGIDKLMDKNGNFIQAPLPYANNFLEPCMDEETLYLHHTFHHGGAVKGANKDLQMINKAMEEGNYDLVEHWTAKLSYHFSSHVLHSIFWTNLTNKKNDPKGTLLKYVEKSFGTLDKLKSLLGKVSKSVESSGWGILAYQPFTDQLIVLGCADHQKLTQWGCIPLLVIDVWEHAYYLTYRNRRAEFVECVMDIINWDNVAHRLDIALKIR
- a CDS encoding efflux RND transporter periplasmic adaptor subunit encodes the protein MRYILVLFWALVFSCQSPKVEDHGHSHEEEGAHSHDGDGSPSVDHTVWTEQTELFVEFPALVVGKTSRFAAHFTILNGHQPVRDGSVTVSLIKNKKGIRHTVDAPSSPGIFGPSLQPKEAGVYQLVFDLKTPTYSDRITLDNIQVFENNEEAKETLGGEEENGSEISFLKEQAWKVEFQTDPVVEKEVYQTIPTSGIWKVAPTDYQTLVAPATGRVKFGQEVLTEGSAVKNGQVLMTVSSKGLTSNNLEAEIQKAKADLEQAKSEYDRKKELYESKIVPKAAFEQVEQKYQVAKTNYETLSSGYTSGGKQIISPMDGFVKSIQAENGGFAEQGKALITITSHNSSLLQVQVSPKYSAELQNIQNLWYQPKEGTWSALKEKGGRILSVGKEVDPNQPLLSVFAEVNEGVEMPEGSFTEAQLAVGKASQGLVVPVSCLMEDYGNYSVIIQLSGESFERRNVTIGKRNGSEVEITNGLSKGEVVVTKGAYQVKMASMSGQAPAHGHAH
- a CDS encoding IS256 family transposase is translated as MREEQESAFKKKVLDQFLSGESLFGKNGALSPMLKEFLEEALQAEMDAHLRDEDTGHSVGNKRNGKGSKRVKSNLGEVEIETPQDRHSSFEPKIVEKRQRILADNLEKQIIGMYGLGSSLRDISEYIKDMYDTEVSTQVISDITDRVVPKVKEWQNRPLEEVYCIVWLDAMHFKVREEGKVRHKALYNVLGINREGKKEVLGMYLSESEGANFWLQVLSDLQHRGVQDILIACTDNLKGFPEAIGSIFPKTEIQLCVVRQIRNSLKYVASKNQKEFAGDLKKIYKAETKDLAESALLDLEEKWGKKYPIVIRSWNDNWERLSAFFAYTPPIRKLIYTTNAVEGFHRQVRKVTKTKGAFTSDMALLKLVYLATQRIEKKWTTPLQNWSLTVQQLAIKFEGRISLDINTET